From one Lotus japonicus ecotype B-129 chromosome 3, LjGifu_v1.2 genomic stretch:
- the LOC130742581 gene encoding probable O-methyltransferase 3: MEFCGDVNATKLFQAQSHVFNHIFSFINSLSLKCAIDLCIPDIIHNYAQPMPLSKLIASLPIHPSKTNSIHRLMRILTHSGFFTQQNVTENELEVRYELTDASRLLIKQNHPFNMTSYMNIVLDPILVEPWYQLSAWFKNEDPTPFYTKHGMSLWEYAVHNPKLGHRFNDAMASETGLTSSAIMEKCKGVFKGLESLVDVGGGIGTMAKAIAKSFPQLQCIVFDLPHVVADLQGSENIKYVGGDMFEAIPPTDSILLKGVLHDWNDEECLKILKKCKEAISRKGKKGKVIIIDVVIRNEKEDSESFETKLFYDLAMMTLVDGKERNEKEWAKLFFSVGFSDYKISPALGFKSLIEVYP, translated from the exons atggaattctgtggtgATGTTAATGCTACTAAACTATTTCAAGCTCAATCCCACGTATTCAATCACATTTTCAGTTTCATAAACTCTCTGTCCCTTAAATGTGCAATTGACTTGTGCATACCAGATATCATCCATAACTATGCTCAACCCATGCCACTTTCTAAACTCATTGCTTCTCTACCAATCCACCCCTCCAAAACCAACAGCATCCATCGCTTGATGCGAATTTTGACCCATTCTGGATTCTTCACTCAGCAGAATGTCACTGAAAATGAGCTTGAAGTGAGGTATGAGCTAACCGATGCATCTAGACTACTAATTAAGCAAAACCACCCCTTTAATATGACCTCTTACATGAATATTGTACTTGATCCAATTTTAGTTGAGCCATGGTATCAACTCTCTGCTTGGTTCAAAAATGAAGATCCTACACCTTTTTACACAAAACATGGGATGTCATTATGGGAATATGCTGTCCATAACCCCAAACTCGGTCACAGATTCAACGATGCCATGGCTAGTGAAACTGGATTGACTTCCAGTGCGATCATGGAGAAGTGTAAGGGGGTGTTCAAGGGATTGGAGTCATTGGTTGATGTTGGTGGAGGCATAGGGACTATGGCTAAGGCTATTGCCAAATCATTCCCACAACTTCAATGCATTGTATTTGATCTTCCACATGTTGTTGCTGACTTGCAAGGAagtgaaaacataaaatatgtTGGAGGGGACATGTTTGAGGCAATTCCTCCAACCGATTCCATTTTATTGAAG GGTGTATTACATGATTGGAACGATGAAGAATGCTTGAAAATACTGAAGAAATGCAAGGAGGCAATCTCAAGAAAAGGTAAAAAAGGAAAGGTGATCATCATCGATGTAGTGATCAGGAATGAGAAGGAAGATAGCGAGTCTTTTGAAACAAAGCTCTTCTATGATTTGGCAATGATGACATTAGTCGATGGGaaagagagaaatgagaaagaatgggcCAAACTTTTTTTCTCAGTAGGCTTCAGTGACTACAAGATAAGTCCAGCATTAGGCTTCAAATCTCTCATTGAGGTTTATCCGTAA